One genomic region from Vibrio sp. STUT-A11 encodes:
- a CDS encoding PaaI family thioesterase: MLTDTEHHKPHQSHNHCAVCAPIENNPHSLSVHYQQLSDHSIFGKFDVLNRHQGYTGLLHGGIASSLLDGAMTNCLLSMGVEALTAQLDVRYHAPIALKEHIEITAHCEREKRGVYQLVAQLSVNEEVRVSAIGKFIRPKT; this comes from the coding sequence ATGCTAACAGATACTGAACATCATAAACCTCATCAGTCCCACAACCATTGCGCAGTGTGCGCACCAATTGAAAACAATCCCCACTCTTTATCCGTCCATTACCAACAGCTATCGGATCATTCCATTTTTGGCAAATTCGATGTGCTTAACCGTCATCAAGGTTACACAGGGTTGTTGCATGGTGGTATTGCCAGTTCACTGCTCGATGGCGCGATGACCAACTGCCTATTGTCGATGGGTGTCGAAGCACTAACAGCACAGCTCGATGTCCGCTATCACGCGCCTATCGCTTTAAAGGAACATATTGAAATAACTGCGCATTGCGAAAGGGAAAAGCGTGGCGTTTATCAGTTAGTCGCTCAGCTAAGTGTCAATGAAGAAGTCAGAGTCAGTGCAATAGGAAAATTTATTCGCCCTAAAACATAG
- the katG gene encoding catalase/peroxidase HPI — MSDTSGGSVGKCPVMHGGQTSTDKSVMDWWPNALNLDILHQHDSKTNPYGHDFDYKEELKKLDVEALKKDLKNLMTDSQDWWPADWGHYGGLMIRMAWHAAGSYRIADGRGGGATGNQRFAPLNSWPDNANLDKARRLLWPIKRKYGNKISWADLILLAGNMAYESMGFKTFGFGFGREDIWHPEQDTYWGSEKEWLAPSGGKGTRYSGERDLENPLAAVMMGLIYVNPEGVDGNPDPLKTAADVRVTFARMAMNDEETVALTAGGHTVGKCHGNGDAGNLGPDPEGANLEEQGLGWMNHKTRGIGRDAVTSGLEGAWTTHPTKWDNGYFHLLFKYDWEQKMSPAGAHQWEPVNIDEQDKPVDVEDSSKRYNPIMTDADMAMKVDPEYRKISERFLNDQAAFEDAFARAWFKLIHRDMGPKSCYFGPDVPAEDLIWQDPVPAGSTSYDVDSVKTKIEASGLSIGELVSTAWDSARTFRGSDRRGGANGARIRLAPQKDWQGNEPQRLSKVLPVLEKIASESGCSVADAIVLAGNVGVELAARAAGYNVTVPFSPGRGDATPEMTDVESFEVLEPLADGYRNWLMKDYVVKPEELMLDRTQLMGLTAPEMTVLVGGMRVLGTNYGGSSDGVFTDRVGTLSNDFFVNLTDMANSWVPKSENQYEIVDRKSGAVKWTATRVDLVFGSNSILRSYSEVYAQDDNQEKFVHDFINAWAKVMDADRFDL; from the coding sequence ATGAGCGATACAAGCGGCGGTTCAGTCGGCAAATGTCCGGTCATGCATGGTGGACAAACATCGACAGACAAGTCAGTGATGGATTGGTGGCCAAATGCGTTAAATTTAGACATCTTGCATCAGCATGACTCCAAAACAAATCCATACGGTCACGACTTCGATTACAAAGAAGAATTGAAAAAGTTAGATGTCGAGGCGTTGAAGAAAGATTTGAAAAACCTAATGACAGACAGCCAGGACTGGTGGCCAGCGGACTGGGGCCACTACGGTGGTCTAATGATCCGAATGGCTTGGCATGCCGCAGGTAGCTACCGCATTGCCGACGGTCGAGGTGGTGGTGCAACTGGTAACCAACGTTTTGCTCCGCTTAACTCCTGGCCAGATAACGCTAATTTAGATAAAGCACGACGACTCCTTTGGCCAATCAAAAGGAAGTACGGTAACAAAATAAGCTGGGCAGACCTTATTCTCCTGGCTGGGAACATGGCTTATGAATCGATGGGCTTTAAAACTTTTGGCTTTGGCTTCGGCCGTGAAGATATCTGGCATCCTGAACAAGATACATACTGGGGTTCTGAAAAAGAATGGCTGGCACCCAGTGGAGGCAAAGGAACACGTTATTCGGGCGAGCGTGACTTAGAAAACCCACTAGCTGCAGTAATGATGGGCCTGATTTACGTGAACCCCGAAGGCGTTGACGGTAACCCAGACCCGTTGAAAACAGCGGCGGACGTACGAGTAACCTTTGCGCGTATGGCGATGAACGATGAAGAGACTGTGGCACTGACGGCTGGTGGTCATACCGTAGGTAAATGTCACGGTAATGGTGATGCGGGCAATCTTGGCCCAGATCCGGAAGGCGCAAATCTCGAGGAGCAAGGTCTGGGTTGGATGAACCACAAAACACGTGGCATTGGGCGCGATGCCGTGACCAGTGGCCTTGAAGGCGCATGGACAACGCACCCGACTAAGTGGGATAACGGTTATTTCCATTTGTTGTTTAAGTACGACTGGGAACAGAAAATGAGCCCGGCTGGCGCTCATCAATGGGAACCAGTCAATATCGACGAACAAGACAAACCCGTTGATGTCGAAGACAGCTCGAAACGATACAACCCGATCATGACAGATGCTGATATGGCAATGAAAGTGGATCCGGAATATCGCAAAATTTCAGAACGATTTTTAAACGATCAAGCGGCTTTTGAAGATGCGTTTGCTCGTGCTTGGTTCAAACTTATTCACCGTGATATGGGACCAAAATCTTGCTACTTTGGGCCAGACGTTCCCGCTGAAGATCTGATTTGGCAAGACCCAGTTCCGGCAGGCAGCACCAGCTATGATGTTGATTCAGTCAAAACCAAGATTGAAGCGAGTGGTTTAAGCATTGGTGAGTTGGTCAGCACGGCTTGGGATAGCGCACGTACATTCCGCGGCTCGGATCGTCGTGGTGGTGCAAATGGTGCTCGAATTCGCCTCGCACCGCAAAAAGATTGGCAAGGTAACGAGCCACAACGTTTGAGTAAAGTGCTACCTGTTCTAGAAAAAATTGCCTCTGAATCAGGATGTAGCGTTGCAGATGCGATTGTTCTTGCTGGTAACGTTGGCGTTGAACTAGCGGCACGTGCAGCGGGTTACAATGTCACAGTTCCGTTCTCACCTGGTCGCGGTGATGCGACTCCAGAGATGACTGACGTCGAGTCTTTTGAAGTTCTCGAACCTTTGGCAGATGGATACCGAAACTGGTTGATGAAAGATTATGTGGTCAAACCAGAAGAATTGATGCTAGATCGTACGCAGTTAATGGGTCTGACAGCACCGGAAATGACAGTACTCGTTGGTGGTATGCGCGTACTTGGAACCAATTATGGCGGCAGTTCAGATGGCGTGTTTACTGACCGCGTTGGCACCCTGTCAAACGACTTTTTTGTCAACTTGACAGATATGGCAAACAGTTGGGTACCAAAGAGTGAGAATCAGTACGAAATCGTCGATCGTAAATCGGGTGCCGTGAAATGGACGGCAACAAGAGTCGACTTAGTTTTCGGTTCTAACTCTATTTTACGCTCCTACTCAGAAGTGTACGCTCAAGATGATAATCAGGAAAAATTCGTTCATGATTTCATCAACGCGTGGGCAAAAGTGATGGATGCCGATCGTTTTGATCTATAG
- a CDS encoding nitrogenase-stabilizing/protective protein NifW, whose product MTQNAIQDKIASFSRIEEALNYFEIEFDSRFIESHRTELVKRFNGYLILTKPDDWFSARRALKNAYCKVQRGLLDKTTRSACRGCTSCQRR is encoded by the coding sequence ATGACTCAAAACGCTATTCAAGACAAAATCGCTAGCTTCTCTCGCATAGAAGAGGCGCTGAATTATTTCGAGATCGAATTCGACAGCCGGTTTATCGAGAGTCATCGCACCGAATTAGTAAAGCGATTTAACGGCTATTTAATTTTGACCAAGCCCGATGATTGGTTCTCAGCACGTCGAGCACTCAAAAATGCATACTGCAAAGTACAACGCGGCTTGCTGGACAAAACGACTCGATCAGCCTGTCGAGGCTGCACGTCGTGTCAAAGACGCTAA